A stretch of the Haloarcula ordinaria genome encodes the following:
- a CDS encoding sodium:solute symporter family transporter has translation MTVPLQAEALDISFKLLPAIIVFLMMASFLVIGYLFKVADTEGMWVAGRGIGNIENGMAIGANWMSAASYLGLAGLVALAGFYGLAFIVGWTTGYFVLLIFLAAQMRRFGKYTAPDFVGDRFNSPTARALAAFTTLLIAYVYSVGQARGMGLVGQYVFGLDIIPMIVVMMTITVGYLALSGMLGATKNMAVQYVILIIAFLAGVYVVGWTQGYSTVLPQIEYGALFSELGRQFSEPFTGGNTYYLWVATAFSLIFGTCGLPHVLVRFYTVESERTARWSTVWGLFFILLLYWAAPAMAAFGVDLFASVNDISPEAVFTGEQAMTGAEGDVIVVLAAQFANLPSWFVGLVAAGAMAAAIATTAGLFITASSAVAHDIYTELVNPDATQRQQILIGRATIIGIGALVTVTAFNPPALIGELVAYAFSLAGTVLFPMFFLGLWWENTNRQGALAGMSVGLLLWIGSIVNSVLPNYIGALGAAAGEGGALVPIYAQYVPPIGAALVGTPLVFIVTIVVSMLTPEPDLETKQLVRQCHSPEPMGQQQSAEDIVSSSGGSGGAPSDD, from the coding sequence ATGACGGTGCCACTGCAGGCGGAGGCGCTGGACATCTCGTTCAAGCTCCTGCCCGCCATCATCGTCTTCCTGATGATGGCCTCGTTCCTCGTCATCGGCTATCTCTTCAAGGTGGCCGACACCGAGGGCATGTGGGTCGCGGGCCGCGGCATCGGGAACATCGAGAACGGCATGGCCATCGGTGCGAACTGGATGTCCGCCGCGTCGTATCTCGGGCTGGCCGGGCTAGTCGCGCTCGCGGGCTTCTACGGCCTGGCGTTCATCGTCGGCTGGACGACCGGCTACTTCGTCCTGCTCATCTTCCTGGCGGCCCAGATGCGCCGCTTCGGGAAGTACACCGCACCGGACTTCGTCGGTGACCGGTTCAACTCGCCCACCGCACGGGCGCTGGCCGCGTTCACGACGCTGCTCATCGCGTACGTCTACTCCGTCGGGCAGGCTCGCGGCATGGGCCTGGTCGGCCAGTACGTCTTCGGTCTGGACATCATCCCGATGATCGTCGTGATGATGACCATCACCGTCGGCTACCTGGCGCTGTCGGGGATGCTGGGCGCGACGAAGAACATGGCCGTCCAGTACGTCATCCTCATCATCGCGTTCCTCGCGGGCGTCTACGTCGTCGGCTGGACGCAGGGCTACTCGACGGTGCTCCCGCAGATCGAGTACGGCGCGCTCTTCAGCGAGCTCGGCCGACAGTTCTCCGAGCCGTTCACCGGCGGGAACACCTACTACCTGTGGGTCGCGACGGCGTTCTCGCTCATCTTCGGGACCTGTGGTCTCCCGCACGTCCTGGTGCGGTTCTACACGGTCGAGTCCGAGCGGACCGCCCGCTGGTCGACCGTCTGGGGGCTGTTCTTCATCCTCCTGCTGTACTGGGCCGCCCCCGCGATGGCGGCCTTCGGCGTCGACCTGTTCGCGTCGGTCAACGACATCTCCCCCGAGGCCGTCTTCACGGGCGAGCAGGCGATGACCGGGGCGGAAGGCGACGTCATCGTCGTCCTGGCCGCGCAGTTCGCCAACCTGCCGTCGTGGTTCGTCGGCCTCGTCGCCGCCGGCGCGATGGCTGCGGCGATCGCGACGACTGCGGGGCTGTTCATCACTGCCTCGTCGGCCGTCGCCCACGACATCTACACCGAACTCGTCAACCCCGACGCGACCCAGCGCCAGCAGATCCTCATCGGTCGCGCGACCATCATCGGCATCGGTGCGCTGGTCACCGTGACCGCGTTCAACCCGCCGGCGCTCATCGGCGAACTGGTCGCCTACGCGTTCTCGCTCGCGGGCACCGTCCTGTTCCCGATGTTCTTCCTCGGGCTCTGGTGGGAGAACACCAACCGACAGGGCGCGCTAGCCGGCATGTCGGTCGGCCTGCTCCTCTGGATCGGCTCCATCGTCAACAGCGTGCTGCCCAACTACATCGGCGCCCTCGGCGCGGCGGCCGGTGAGGGTGGTGCGCTCGTCCCCATCTACGCACAGTACGTCCCACCGATCGGCGCGGCGCTGGTCGGCACGCCGCTCGTGTTCATCGTCACCATCGTCGTCTCGATGCTGACGCCCGAACCCGACCTCGAGACCAAGCAGCTGGTCCGGCAGTGTCACAGCCCCGAGCCGATGGGACAGCAACAGTCCGCCGAAGACATCGTGAGTAGTTCCGGTGGCAGCGGCGGCGCCCCCTCTGACGACTAA
- a CDS encoding DUF4212 domain-containing protein, whose product MTDIDSHTDSGDESLAPDGGTTQAAQQHRETNYLDREVNILKPSTAFMRDHLRIVWTGFIVWALIVFGPVTATAVAPEAMQMIVPGLGFPLHYFLVAFGAPTGALVLAAVYARQRDKLDQKYGIDHSQTGAGMDDEDATGETAAADGGVAE is encoded by the coding sequence ATGACAGATATTGACTCGCACACCGATTCCGGAGACGAATCGCTGGCTCCGGACGGTGGCACGACACAGGCCGCACAGCAACACAGAGAGACCAACTACCTCGACAGGGAGGTGAACATCCTCAAGCCCAGCACCGCGTTCATGCGCGACCACCTCAGGATCGTGTGGACCGGGTTCATCGTCTGGGCGCTCATCGTCTTCGGTCCGGTGACGGCGACGGCCGTCGCCCCCGAAGCGATGCAGATGATTGTCCCCGGCCTCGGCTTCCCGCTGCACTACTTCCTGGTCGCCTTCGGTGCCCCGACCGGGGCGCTCGTGCTCGCGGCGGTCTACGCCCGCCAGCGGGACAAGCTCGACCAGAAGTACGGCATCGACCACAGCCAGACCGGGGCTGGAATGGACGACGAGGACGCGACCGGTGAGACTGCGGCGGCCGACGGAGGGGTCGCGGAATGA
- the acs gene encoding acetate--CoA ligase: MSDDDVQLEARLEEQEVFEPPESFVEQANVNDEAIYEEFDENWPDAWERAAELLDWEEEWDQVLDDSDAPFYEWFVDGELNASANCLDRHLADRGDEAAIEWIGELGEKRTYTYDDLHREVNEFAAALRDLGVEEDDVVTMYMPMIPELPIAMLACARIGAPHSVVFAGFSADALATRMESADSEFLVTCDGYYRRGDPLEHKGKADEGLDDVGHDVETIVVDRLDDDYDHPMKAGEHDYDELVAEYAGAEVDPVTRDAEDMLFLMYTSGTTGQPKGVKHTTGGYLSYAAWTSQSVLDIKPDDTYWCSADIGWITGHSYIVYGPLALGTTTVMYEGTPDYPDKDRLWQIVEDYDVTQLYTAPTAIRAFMKWGKEYPEQHDLSSLRLLGTVGEPINPRAWKWYYKHIGREECPVVDTWWQTETGGMMLTTLPGVGDMKPGSAGPPLPGISADIVDVGGDPVEAGRAGYLVVNKPWPGMLRTLYKNDERFIDEYWDEYSNPDRDEWVYFPEDGAKIDDDGYITVLGRVDDVLNVSGHRLGTMEIESAIVGVEGVAEAAVVGGNHEIKGEAVYAYVITEDGYDETEELRDRIIEGVEDAIGPIARPEQVIFTPELPKTRSGKIMRRLLEDIANGDELGNTSTLRNPDVVEDIEAKVRGD; encoded by the coding sequence ATGTCAGATGACGATGTCCAACTCGAGGCGCGACTCGAAGAACAGGAAGTCTTCGAGCCGCCGGAGTCGTTCGTCGAGCAGGCGAACGTCAACGACGAGGCGATCTACGAGGAGTTCGATGAGAACTGGCCCGACGCCTGGGAGCGTGCGGCCGAACTGCTCGACTGGGAGGAAGAGTGGGACCAGGTACTCGACGACAGCGACGCGCCGTTCTACGAGTGGTTCGTCGACGGCGAACTGAACGCCTCGGCGAACTGTCTCGACCGCCACCTCGCGGATCGCGGCGACGAGGCCGCCATCGAGTGGATCGGCGAGCTCGGCGAGAAGCGTACCTACACCTACGACGACCTCCACCGCGAGGTCAACGAGTTCGCCGCCGCGCTGCGGGACCTGGGCGTCGAGGAGGACGACGTGGTCACGATGTACATGCCGATGATCCCCGAGCTGCCCATCGCCATGCTGGCGTGTGCTCGCATCGGCGCGCCACACTCCGTCGTCTTCGCGGGCTTCTCGGCGGACGCGCTGGCGACGCGGATGGAGTCCGCGGACTCGGAGTTCCTCGTGACGTGTGACGGCTACTACCGTCGCGGCGACCCCCTGGAGCACAAGGGGAAGGCCGACGAGGGCCTCGACGACGTCGGGCACGACGTCGAGACTATCGTCGTCGACCGGCTCGACGACGACTACGACCACCCGATGAAAGCCGGCGAGCACGACTACGACGAGCTCGTCGCCGAGTACGCGGGCGCCGAGGTCGACCCGGTCACCCGGGACGCCGAGGACATGCTCTTCCTCATGTACACCTCGGGCACCACCGGCCAGCCCAAGGGCGTGAAACACACAACCGGCGGCTACCTCTCGTACGCCGCCTGGACGAGCCAGTCGGTGCTGGACATCAAGCCCGACGACACCTACTGGTGTTCGGCGGACATCGGCTGGATTACTGGTCACTCCTACATCGTCTACGGGCCGCTCGCACTCGGGACGACCACCGTGATGTACGAGGGGACGCCAGACTACCCCGACAAAGACCGCCTCTGGCAGATCGTCGAGGACTACGACGTCACTCAGCTGTACACCGCACCCACGGCGATTCGGGCGTTCATGAAGTGGGGCAAGGAGTACCCCGAGCAACACGACCTCTCGAGCCTGCGGCTGCTCGGCACGGTCGGCGAACCCATCAACCCGCGGGCCTGGAAGTGGTACTACAAGCACATCGGCCGCGAGGAGTGTCCCGTGGTCGACACCTGGTGGCAGACCGAGACGGGCGGCATGATGCTGACGACGCTGCCGGGCGTCGGGGACATGAAACCCGGCTCCGCGGGACCGCCCCTGCCGGGTATCAGCGCCGACATCGTCGACGTCGGTGGCGATCCGGTCGAGGCCGGCCGGGCGGGCTATCTCGTTGTCAACAAGCCGTGGCCCGGGATGCTCCGCACCCTCTACAAGAACGACGAGCGCTTCATCGACGAGTACTGGGACGAGTACTCCAACCCCGACCGCGACGAGTGGGTGTACTTCCCGGAGGACGGCGCGAAGATCGACGACGACGGCTACATCACCGTGCTGGGCCGCGTCGACGACGTGCTGAACGTCTCGGGACACCGCCTCGGGACCATGGAGATCGAGAGCGCCATCGTCGGCGTCGAGGGCGTCGCGGAAGCGGCCGTCGTCGGAGGGAACCACGAGATAAAGGGCGAGGCGGTGTACGCCTACGTCATCACCGAAGACGGCTACGACGAGACCGAGGAGTTGCGCGACCGCATCATCGAGGGCGTCGAGGACGCCATCGGCCCCATCGCACGGCCGGAGCAGGTCATCTTCACCCCCGAGCTGCCCAAGACTCGGTCGGGCAAGATCATGCGCCGCCTGCTCGAGGACATCGCCAACGGCGACGAACTGGGTAACACCAGCACGCTGCGCAACCCCGACGTCGTCGAGGACATCGAGGCGAAGGTCCGGGGCGACTGA
- a CDS encoding bacterio-opsin activator domain-containing protein has translation MPTTKDVLGTRGYERLRRAAQTHREDLVLRLGAEVGLRPAEMTRVRLADVSSHEDHFFLSVRAEDGVAREAYLPAEVEHDLRKYASATDSADDDPLVPVSARRLQMLVGEVADRVPEVGDVSSRDLRWRFAAGLLDDGVPPQVVCALGGWDRLARLEPLLDEPDRDATVAAMADEDGTEASALLHRTVAVAADVGEGLTRAATGTEIEQTVCDRLADTEGFRFAWTAERTGDGLTQSCGAGLGSERIQAQLGEFADDLGMALEDHETQVVERSDGALAFVPVTGDTTVSGVLALGTEAPVDDTERKLLTALGAQVGHAVTAIERKRLLLADVVTELEFDCSDATAFTVGLSGELDCSVDLSGVVPVSGQSLLYYLVVDGAPAADVLAYAVDDPTVTDARLIENYGDGALVEVVVSAAPALTLVESGARVCDLSVEGGAATILVDLPGEADLRPVVDAVVDAYPDTTLTAKREAERPVQTDVGFRERFADRLTDRQETVLRAAYHSGYFEWPRGTTAEELADSLDVASPTLHNHLRKAQQALLTEFFTETPSRRPPSLGE, from the coding sequence ATGCCGACAACGAAGGACGTCCTCGGTACGCGGGGATACGAGCGTCTCCGGCGCGCCGCCCAGACGCACCGTGAGGACCTCGTCTTGCGCCTCGGGGCGGAGGTCGGGCTGCGGCCAGCGGAGATGACACGCGTGCGCCTGGCCGACGTCTCGAGCCACGAGGACCACTTCTTCCTCTCGGTGCGCGCCGAGGACGGCGTCGCTCGCGAGGCGTACCTGCCGGCCGAGGTGGAACACGACCTGCGGAAGTACGCGAGCGCGACCGACAGCGCCGACGACGACCCGCTGGTGCCGGTGTCGGCCCGCCGACTCCAGATGCTCGTCGGCGAGGTCGCAGACCGCGTCCCCGAAGTCGGTGACGTCTCCTCGCGGGACCTCCGCTGGCGGTTCGCCGCTGGGTTGCTCGACGACGGCGTCCCCCCGCAGGTCGTCTGTGCGCTCGGCGGCTGGGACCGCCTGGCCCGGCTCGAACCTCTGCTGGACGAGCCCGACCGCGACGCGACCGTCGCGGCGATGGCCGACGAGGACGGGACCGAGGCGTCGGCGCTGCTCCACCGGACGGTCGCCGTCGCCGCCGACGTCGGCGAGGGACTCACGCGCGCGGCGACCGGGACGGAGATCGAGCAGACGGTGTGTGACCGCCTCGCCGACACCGAGGGCTTTCGCTTCGCGTGGACGGCCGAGCGGACCGGCGACGGCCTCACGCAGAGCTGTGGCGCGGGCCTCGGCTCGGAGCGAATCCAGGCCCAGCTCGGGGAGTTCGCCGACGACCTGGGGATGGCGCTGGAGGACCACGAGACGCAGGTGGTCGAACGTAGCGACGGCGCTCTCGCGTTCGTCCCCGTCACCGGCGATACGACCGTCTCGGGCGTGCTCGCGCTCGGAACCGAGGCCCCGGTCGACGACACCGAGCGGAAGTTGCTCACCGCGCTGGGCGCACAGGTTGGCCACGCCGTGACGGCCATCGAGCGAAAGCGGCTGCTGCTTGCCGACGTCGTCACCGAACTGGAGTTCGACTGCAGCGACGCCACGGCCTTCACCGTCGGGCTCTCCGGCGAACTCGACTGCTCGGTCGACCTCTCGGGAGTCGTTCCCGTCAGCGGCCAGTCGCTGCTGTACTACCTCGTAGTCGACGGCGCGCCCGCGGCCGACGTGCTCGCCTACGCCGTCGACGACCCGACGGTCACCGATGCGCGGCTCATCGAGAACTACGGCGACGGCGCCCTGGTCGAGGTGGTCGTCAGCGCGGCCCCGGCGCTGACGCTGGTCGAGAGCGGCGCGCGGGTCTGTGACCTCTCGGTCGAGGGCGGGGCCGCGACCATCCTCGTCGACCTGCCCGGCGAGGCCGACCTCCGGCCCGTCGTCGACGCCGTCGTCGACGCATACCCCGATACGACGCTCACGGCCAAGCGCGAGGCCGAACGCCCCGTCCAGACGGACGTCGGTTTCCGCGAGCGCTTCGCCGACCGGCTGACCGACCGCCAGGAGACGGTGCTCCGGGCGGCCTACCACAGCGGCTACTTCGAGTGGCCCCGTGGAACCACCGCGGAGGAGCTGGCCGACTCGCTGGACGTCGCCTCGCCGACGCTCCACAACCACCTCAGAAAGGCCCAGCAGGCGCTGCTGACGGAGTTTTTCACCGAGACGCCGAGCCGCCGGCCGCCGTCGCTCGGCGAGTGA
- the acs gene encoding acetate--CoA ligase, translating to MTPGDGTGRDVSLSARSVIDPPEWFVEQANVRDADVYDAFDAEWPDCWDRAGDLLDWETPYDEVFRGGETPPFGWFPGGELNAAYNCIDRHLPERKNQLALVWEGHLGESRTYTYLELYREVNAVAAALRDRGVGPDDVVTVYLPMVPELPVVMLACARLGVPHNVVFAGFSADALAERMERTGSAHLVTCDGYYRRGSAVAQKNKADNARIAVEQDVSMVVLDHLGGEVHLGSDDYDYHDLVDSHRGAEVDPVPRAADDPLFRIYTSGTTGEPKAVDHTTGGYLAHVAWTSQSVLDIKPEDTYWCSADIGWITGHSYIVYGPLALGTTTVLYNGTPDHPEKDRLWELVERYAVDVFYTAPTAVRAFMKWGKEYPEQHDLSSLRLLGTVGEPIDERAWRWYREHIGGGECPVVDTWWQTETGAILVSTLPGVDAMKPGSAGRALPGIDATVVDPAGEAVDRNEAGELVVTRPWPGMPTSLLAGDDWGAVSAHGDEWRYYPEDGATMDGDGYVTFLGRVDDAINVAGRRFSTMELESTIASVGGVAEAAVVGADHATTGTAIYAYVSPERGQDEAALQDRIEAAVADAIGGVARPEAVVFTPDLPKTRSGKVMRRLLTAVANGEDLGDTSALRNPEILGELQSATNEE from the coding sequence ATGACACCTGGCGACGGTACTGGCCGCGACGTCTCCCTCTCTGCGCGGTCGGTTATCGACCCGCCCGAGTGGTTCGTCGAGCAGGCCAACGTCCGTGACGCCGACGTCTACGACGCATTCGACGCCGAGTGGCCCGACTGCTGGGACCGGGCCGGTGACCTCCTGGACTGGGAGACACCCTACGACGAGGTGTTCCGCGGCGGTGAGACGCCGCCCTTCGGGTGGTTCCCCGGCGGCGAACTGAACGCCGCGTACAACTGCATCGACCGGCACCTCCCCGAGCGCAAGAACCAGCTGGCGCTCGTCTGGGAGGGCCACCTCGGTGAGTCGCGCACGTACACGTACCTCGAACTGTACCGCGAGGTCAACGCCGTCGCCGCCGCACTTCGCGACCGGGGCGTCGGGCCCGACGACGTCGTCACCGTCTACCTCCCGATGGTGCCCGAACTCCCCGTCGTGATGCTGGCCTGTGCGCGCCTGGGCGTGCCGCACAACGTCGTCTTCGCCGGCTTCTCGGCGGACGCGCTGGCCGAGCGGATGGAACGGACGGGGTCCGCCCACCTCGTGACCTGTGACGGCTACTACCGACGGGGTAGCGCGGTCGCCCAGAAGAACAAGGCCGACAACGCCCGCATCGCCGTCGAGCAGGACGTCTCGATGGTAGTGCTGGACCACCTGGGCGGCGAGGTCCACCTCGGGTCCGACGATTACGACTACCACGACCTGGTCGATTCGCACCGCGGCGCCGAGGTCGACCCGGTCCCGCGGGCCGCCGACGACCCGCTCTTTCGCATCTACACGTCGGGGACAACCGGCGAGCCGAAGGCCGTCGACCACACGACGGGTGGCTATCTCGCCCACGTCGCCTGGACGAGCCAGTCGGTGCTGGACATCAAGCCCGAGGACACCTACTGGTGTTCGGCGGACATCGGCTGGATTACGGGTCACTCCTACATCGTCTACGGCCCGCTCGCGCTCGGGACCACGACCGTGCTGTACAACGGCACGCCGGACCACCCCGAGAAGGACCGCCTGTGGGAACTGGTCGAGCGCTACGCCGTCGACGTCTTCTACACCGCGCCCACCGCGGTGCGGGCGTTCATGAAGTGGGGCAAGGAGTACCCCGAGCAACACGACCTCTCGAGCCTGCGGCTGCTCGGCACGGTCGGCGAACCCATCGACGAGCGGGCCTGGCGGTGGTACCGCGAGCACATCGGTGGCGGGGAGTGTCCCGTGGTCGACACCTGGTGGCAGACCGAGACGGGCGCGATTCTCGTCTCGACGCTCCCCGGCGTCGACGCGATGAAACCGGGGTCGGCCGGGCGCGCCCTGCCGGGCATCGACGCGACCGTCGTCGACCCGGCGGGCGAGGCGGTCGACCGGAACGAGGCGGGCGAACTCGTCGTCACGCGACCGTGGCCGGGGATGCCCACGTCGCTGCTGGCCGGCGACGACTGGGGCGCGGTCTCGGCCCACGGCGACGAGTGGCGCTACTACCCCGAGGACGGAGCGACGATGGACGGGGACGGGTACGTGACGTTCCTCGGGCGCGTCGACGACGCCATCAACGTCGCCGGCCGGCGCTTCAGTACGATGGAACTGGAGTCGACCATCGCGAGCGTCGGCGGCGTCGCCGAGGCGGCCGTCGTCGGCGCCGACCACGCGACCACCGGGACGGCCATCTATGCGTACGTCTCGCCCGAGCGGGGGCAGGACGAGGCGGCCCTGCAGGACCGTATCGAGGCGGCCGTCGCCGACGCCATCGGCGGCGTCGCCAGGCCAGAGGCGGTCGTGTTCACCCCGGACCTGCCGAAGACCCGGTCGGGGAAGGTGATGCGCCGCCTCCTGACGGCCGTCGCCAACGGCGAGGACCTCGGTGACACGAGTGCGCTCCGCAACCCCGAGATTCTCGGCGAGCTGCAGTCGGCCACGAACGAGGAGTGA
- a CDS encoding CheF family chemotaxis protein, which yields MSDTEKKIADTQGQYLQAVSQGQHLTDAEWQNCRLILTTERIAMIADGKRQVALSDIDRIVDRFDVNQQSAGVSEYVGFHVGEDVILVSAADHAEFETDFYRASLDGEIILVQHPALKGGVVKNAPWTKGRLKITDEAVKLAMADGQGVVIDRADIGSLEVEDKQVEGAERTVIQVEHSEDDISVETHLAGEEFHATVLRTMLEDSAEQNRADIDLSATEQRVIMALHSGVSPFDIPTFVGIDVEKTEAIFDRLIELDVISVLRERTEVDLTTKGRRVAGERMGEQ from the coding sequence ATGAGCGACACTGAAAAGAAGATTGCGGACACGCAGGGCCAGTACCTGCAAGCAGTCTCGCAGGGCCAACATCTTACCGACGCCGAGTGGCAGAACTGCCGGCTCATCCTCACCACGGAACGCATTGCGATGATAGCCGACGGGAAGCGCCAGGTCGCGCTTTCGGACATCGACCGCATCGTCGACCGCTTCGACGTCAACCAGCAGAGCGCCGGCGTCTCCGAGTACGTCGGCTTCCACGTCGGCGAGGACGTCATCCTCGTCTCGGCCGCCGACCACGCCGAGTTCGAGACGGACTTCTATCGGGCGAGCCTCGACGGCGAGATCATCCTCGTCCAGCATCCCGCGCTCAAGGGCGGCGTCGTCAAGAACGCCCCGTGGACGAAGGGCCGGCTCAAGATTACCGACGAGGCCGTGAAGCTCGCGATGGCCGACGGGCAGGGCGTCGTCATCGACCGGGCCGACATCGGCTCGCTGGAAGTCGAGGACAAGCAGGTCGAGGGGGCCGAACGGACCGTCATCCAGGTCGAACACAGCGAGGACGACATCAGCGTCGAGACCCATCTCGCCGGCGAGGAGTTCCACGCCACGGTCCTCCGGACGATGCTCGAGGACAGCGCCGAACAGAACCGGGCGGACATCGACCTCTCGGCGACCGAACAGCGGGTCATCATGGCGCTGCACTCCGGTGTCTCGCCGTTCGACATCCCCACCTTCGTCGGCATCGACGTCGAGAAGACCGAGGCGATATTCGACCGCCTCATCGAACTCGACGTCATCAGCGTCCTGCGCGAGCGGACGGAGGTCGACTTGACGACGAAGGGGCGGCGGGTCGCCGGCGAGCGGATGGGAGAGCAGTAG
- the glmU gene encoding bifunctional sugar-1-phosphate nucleotidylyltransferase/acetyltransferase, with protein sequence MQIDTAVVLAAGEGTRLRPLTRNRPKPMLPAANRPILEHVFDALVEAGIEQLVAVVGFKRDRVQDHFGSTYRGVPIAYVVQDKQLGSGHALLQARHAVDGPVLVLNGDRLIDPGTVEAVANSYAETGDTSIAVVERQDTHRYGAVELRGGDITEFVEKPQSDDYRLINGGVYAFAETIFDDIEDTPREHGELGLTDTIERLVEYDRVRGVEVDGMWVDATYPWDLLSVAREVLARGRLVETRTEERIWVDDSATVHERAVLQGPVVVGPDCEIGPCAVVGPNTALGSNVTVGSNAVVQQSVLDADTRVDPGSTLVDTVTGQDVDLGANTVVPGGPADVQVGTDVFEDQRLGAVIADRVSARGNVSFDPGALVGPNATLHAGVTVSGNVREDAEVVR encoded by the coding sequence ATGCAAATCGACACGGCAGTCGTCCTCGCAGCCGGCGAAGGGACTCGGTTGCGCCCACTGACGCGCAATCGGCCCAAACCGATGCTGCCGGCGGCCAACCGTCCAATTCTGGAGCACGTCTTCGACGCGCTCGTAGAAGCCGGTATCGAGCAACTGGTGGCCGTCGTCGGGTTCAAGCGCGACCGCGTCCAGGACCACTTCGGGTCGACGTACCGCGGCGTGCCGATAGCCTACGTCGTCCAGGACAAGCAGCTAGGGAGCGGGCACGCGCTCCTGCAGGCCCGACACGCCGTCGACGGGCCCGTACTGGTGCTGAACGGCGACCGACTCATCGACCCGGGGACCGTCGAGGCGGTCGCGAACTCCTACGCCGAGACGGGCGACACGAGCATCGCGGTCGTCGAGCGCCAGGACACCCACCGCTACGGCGCCGTCGAACTGCGGGGCGGTGACATCACAGAGTTCGTCGAGAAGCCACAGTCGGACGACTACCGGCTCATCAACGGCGGCGTCTACGCCTTCGCCGAGACCATCTTCGACGACATCGAGGACACGCCACGCGAGCACGGCGAACTGGGCCTGACCGACACCATCGAACGGCTCGTCGAGTACGACCGCGTCCGCGGCGTCGAGGTCGACGGGATGTGGGTCGACGCGACCTACCCCTGGGACCTGCTGTCGGTCGCCCGCGAGGTACTGGCCCGCGGGCGGCTCGTCGAGACGCGCACGGAGGAGCGCATCTGGGTCGACGACTCCGCGACCGTCCACGAGCGGGCCGTCCTGCAGGGGCCAGTCGTCGTCGGGCCCGACTGCGAAATCGGTCCCTGTGCCGTCGTCGGGCCGAACACCGCGCTGGGGAGCAACGTCACCGTCGGTTCGAACGCCGTCGTCCAGCAGTCCGTCCTCGATGCCGACACGCGGGTGGACCCGGGGTCGACGCTCGTCGACACCGTCACCGGGCAGGACGTCGACCTCGGCGCGAACACCGTCGTCCCCGGCGGTCCCGCGGACGTCCAGGTCGGGACCGACGTCTTCGAGGACCAGCGCCTCGGCGCGGTCATCGCCGACCGTGTCAGCGCGCGGGGCAACGTGAGCTTCGACCCCGGCGCACTCGTCGGTCCGAACGCGACGCTCCACGCGGGTGTGACCGTGAGCGGCAACGTCAGGGAGGACGCGGAGGTGGTCCGCTGA